A window of Chrysoperla carnea chromosome 3, inChrCarn1.1, whole genome shotgun sequence genomic DNA:
tgcaaattagtcataacagcgtcctttatcgccaaaatttttcactggaagcactggcatcgattttattgcccctaccatgactacgcacacaacgaataacatactatttgaaaaataaaagttattgatGTGTAAAATCGAGCGTGAACAAAATGCTCATAgcacgagtgctgacgggttaaaattAACAACACAACGACaatgcagaaaattttaaatgctaaagataaaagttaaaaattacctGATCATAAAAGAATGTTAAAATCAATGAATGTAATtagaataaaacaattaaaaaagcaAACATTCTTGTTGATAGTTAaccatttacatttttatacattatttacaaaacaattttgattaaaatctaggataacaaaattcttaaaacttgtttgtaaaaaaatgaatttgtacaattattatattgtaatgtatagataataaataattacttaagtTACATATTTGAAGTGAAAGGAGAACAAAACTTAAATTGACCATTTTGTTCATATCTAAATCACGTCTCTTACAAAATTCTGGAATTTATCTAACTATTACTTTACTGCAGGTATGGATGGAGTTATTAACTAATGCATCCTAATGTGTTTTCAATATTATGGGCTATTTCTAAACAAATCATTCTGATTCTAACAATTGTGCTTTCAATAGAATCGTGGATATAGTCCAGGGTATATAGGGATTGTTGAAAtagtaactcgaaaattacgctgtttttaacaataaaaacagtataaaaaaattgtaaaaaagtcacaatattggaaataatttaaaacgatttttttttttgcttcaccACACACGTGATCTATGACGTCAATTCGACAAGGAATAAATGGCAGGTTCAATGAAcccgaataactttttttgcttattttgagcTTGAAAACACATGTATTCAAAATAGTGCCGTGCAATTTTGAAGCACCCTATCTATATACTATGTAAAGACAGAacacattttaaataacatttaacgccttcttttaaaaattttaaaaattaaaattgaattgcaaTGACTTTATGGCATTAAGTGATATTGTTGTAGGTTGAAATTGATGCACACAAGCTATAAAGTTAACCAATCCTTATTTGTCTATATTACTAggtagtaaataattattacctttCTATAAGTAGACAGTTAATAATTTCATGTTGACCTTTTCactttaaggttgatcggattTTCATTTAAGATTGGTCGTAATATTATAGTCTAGGtacactaaatatttttttttttacaaaaattaccaattttaatctgtaaataattaattatttaaaaatcgagTTTAGGTAACtagatatttcattattattaaaaataataaataagtgccttttcttttattttttatctttataccatgtatacagagtgggccattttaatctatacacctaaataccTTGTTTTGTAGTTCattaatcaaaaacaaaaccTGTAGAATTTGATAGGGGACATTATATTCTGACATCCAATTGGACCTTGTTAtttgggtttctttaatagcctatttagatcctaaacggtaaagatagaataacactttaaagtaattgatcctcataaaaaaattaacaatttttattttaaacatttttttcgattatcgtTAGCTTtgggaggaaatgcgacttaaaaatatattattgcatGCAATCTAAAGAAAaaacgcttaaagtttatcgataatattGTAGATCAAAGTCATAAACACTTTGTTAGTTTTTAAATGTTCTTTTATGAGAATTACCACTTTCTGATTTAAAGTGGTAACCTATCTTTTACCGTTTATAATCTAAATTGGTTATTAatgaaacccgaagaactagaaaAGAACCAATCTGATGTcgcccatcaaactctgcaacttttgtttaagttattttttgattggttaattacaaaacggATTAAAATAACCCGccctgtatatgaaatactagcagatactcgcctgctttgctgggcaatttcaactttaaaaacaaagacaatcatgttatagccctcacttttCTTGACCttacttatcctcccttttgttcacaattttaaggattttaattttttggtacggaactctaatttttttgaaagtaatatTTTGTCTATGATACTCGCTAATtatgtaactttctataggtgaaataattttaagcaatttCGGAAGGATGCCAAAGGGATAAAAACCGAGGGTTTCCGAGTTTtggattttagaaaaattgcatttgtttataaaaacttgATAAACAATTATTGCTGTTACTTTTGAAATTTCGCATTCTAAATTTTGAATCAGCGGGCCTAAATATTAATTCCTTGGGtgctgtatttattatatttaaaaatctgtgtttctttaaaaatttgaaatgttaaattttatgaaataatcatAGATGGCCTTACTGtatgaaactaaaataaaatttctaatttcacGTATAAAGAATGACAtttaattgattcaaaagaaTAAACTTAAGTTACATAAtccaacaaattattaattgtgtCCTTTAATTAGGGAAATAATCCTATTTTAAACTCCAATAGGTaagcaaattttatttcgataaaattatattaaaaataattactcttttaatttgatttaaaaagtttctaaCCTCACAACAATAGTCAGGCCAGAATTCATTgcacacaaatttttaattaaataacaaataaaaatctaaattcgAAATTATTAATCTCAATTTCAGCTCTAAATGGATGTTGGTCGTAAATTAAAAAGTGCATATGCATTTTGGCGTTATTATCGTGTAGTGATTATTTTCCCAACATTTACAGTCACCTCAATTCTTGCAGATTATTTGCACACAAAACATTGGAAAGCtgaacaattacaaaaaaagaaacaattacaATCATCATTAATTGATTCTGAAGAATTAcacgattaaattatttttaaaaaatggctgCTGTATTTGGTTTAACAcccagattttttaaatttgcaacatTACCATTATTGGGCTTCGCAATTGGATGGTTTTTGGATGCTAAAGAAACTGAACGGATGGTCATGTTCCGGGATAAAAGCAAGCTATATGGTGGTAATGTTAAAGAAGGTCAGCAACCAACATGGCCATAacttaagtaatttaatttatttctagttaaaaaatttatagaacatGAATtcgaagttaattttttaataaaattgttttcgtttaaactaaaataaaaaataaattgacccttgattttttataatttttaccttGAAGGAACGAAGACGTTTCTGAAAGTTTTGCGTGAATAACACAATTTCCAAGTCTTCTTGAGAAGAGAAATCTACGACTTTGTAAGTTTTAATAAGGGAAAAATTTACCTTAGTTGGGGAAATAAGGCGTTTGAGCTCAGAATTTAAAATTACCGAGGgtgtagtaaaaattaatttggtcATAATGTGTGGTCCTTAAATATACCCTCGTTAGCAAGTTCGTAATAACCAATCGtgctgaaaaatcatgaaaatagaaaataaaactattgaatattatattttgattctaACCATTTTTTTCCCTTAAACGATCTTTTCTAAACCGTGCTGTTTTATACAGAGTGGGCATTTTTATCTATAcatctaaatatctcgttttgtagttgaccaatcgataattttaaaaaaactcgaTAATTGCCAAATTTGTTGATAACAAAATGTTAGCCTAAAAAATGATCCTTTTTAGAAAACACCTGCTTCTCGAAAACGGACAGGTTTAGGTGAGAAAAGTAACAAGACAAAACTTGTTTTGaaatgtccaaaatataaaatcccaattgttttaataatcgttaattttgtcaatatcaaattttcatcaaaataacgaaatttgtttttgaacacTTGTAAAAACGGcgagtttttggaaaaaaatgtcacagtacaaaaaaatgcttaaaataatttcaaaatataacattcaatagtttttttttctattttcatgatTTCATTAGTTTCAAATTCTACATCTGTTGTTTTCGACACGCCCTAAAATAATTTCCCAAGTCCCTAGAATAAACAGTCTATTGCttctatatttaagaaaaactaaatttttactaaaaactaaaacagaaaaacgcattaattttcatttgaaaaatatatatatttattatattttaaaataacaaaggtAAAAAAGCCTCTAGCAAACAGAAAACGAATTAGCCACGTAGAATAATTGTCATTTTTACTGTGACTGACGCAGGCAAATCGGAACGTTTATCAGAAGCTTATTTTCTAGTCAACAAGtaaaaattggtgaaatatagagataatggttttaaaaatacgTGCCATAGCTCGTTgaattcggaatgatgtcttcaaaaattgcaaaagttataaacaattaaagatgaaaaaaaaagttatttagtttttcgccaatatttcataaactattaatatttataaaatttatgaaaaagattcttaaagggaaggtaatttccaataaaaaaactcCTACTCTCGGAAGTCTGTCATTAGAtctttttgcgtcatttttagattgttgtaatATCGTCATAAATGAGTACgtcacactaaataatttttttaagttattaaatattaatttaaaattttgaaaaaattatgatgtattctataaacacttaaaaaaaattattatcgttgGGAAATCTTATATATACTCCAGCAAGTTTTTTCCTGTCCTacccttattcctttatcaaattccataattCAACTcctcatttttcattttaccgcttaggaaaaaacacaataaataatttgaacgaaataatattataaatttaaataagtttataaggcaaacatgttagtttttacagatgctctcctaatactttagacatattattactatttttaattcatgttctcataatattaatttaagaacttttgattttttttcaccacttttctacgaaatttgtttgttgtttttagccaacGGGTACAGATTTACACGTTTAGCTGGAATTCCGCACGGATCGAGCTAGTTATTATCTCTAATTTcgccaatttgaacttgttgactagactattaATATAGAACAATTTATCACACAGaatagaaaactttaaaaatatgttgtctGAAAATCCTGTGAACTTTTCAAAGAATTCACAGcaggtaatttaaattttgcattaatattttctttatcattCATAATCCGTAATAATTCAAAAGCTTGTTTCTTCGATTCGTTCGTCCAAGAAAACGGTCTTGTTGGTAATATTTTTCGATCATCAGTAATATCACTATTCGCTTTTCGTAATTTATAAtcaacaatttcatttttcatattttcactaACTAAATTCTCCATAGAATTTCTCGATTCTtgtataatattcatattttgtacTTGTAAggcctttaattttttatccaataattccattgattttttatcatcaataattcgtttttttgatGTTCGACGCTCGGATTGTGATCGACGAAATGCTTtcggttttttaaatgtttccacATCGATTTTTTTCGATGTTGGAATAATAGTAGTATCACATGATCCAATCGGTAACGTTGAATCTAAATCTTCATACGGAATTTTCgcttgttttaaataacattcagcttttgttaaattttcttcaGCTAATTTTTCTTTCTCTGCTATTTTTCGTGCATTCTCCATTAACTGTCGTTCTTTTTCCGccaatgatttttctttttcctccaatatttttaattttttctcatattcactttcaatgaaactttttttataaattgaaatcgaCGATTTAAATATCCCTGgggaatttgttaaaaaaattggatgtaTCAGTATTGATTCAATAGTTGAGGTACTTTCATTCAAGAATAaacaaaatcgataaaaatccATTGATATCACTCGTAAATGTTCGTATTGATTCGAATTTCGAAATGGTTTGAGTGTAAGTAATTCGTACAGTAATTCagataattcaattaaaattgttttatttgaattattacaattcaaatcgaataaatcaattttcaggTTCGTATTtgcatcaaaataaatattttctttacttaaatgtattttaatttcatttaattttaatttttgtgttgttttaatCACATGACATATTTGATAAGTTAAATTCCATATAAATTGCTcacaaaattgattatttaccTTGTaggcattaaatattaattgttgtaaattaatcgttggataatattcaaaaaatgtataaaatacttttaattctGAATCTTTTtcataatcgaatatttttaaaatgtttgatgAATCATTaaattgtgttaatttttttaaatcactttgtattaattctttatattttttcgatGAATTTcgatatgtaaataattttactatgtATTTTGTTTGATTGCACTTATTTAGAACttcgtattttataaatgtaccatttttaattatatttaaaacatcacAGTcggataatttcatttttgtcgTTTTATATCGTATTTCtggtaaatattttgaaatataggaactttaaatttatttaaataacacttttaaaatgttcaacggttttttttaaatctttgtttGCGGATACCTGTTTTAGTTGTGTCCTTGTTTAGTTTGAATATGGGTGGGTGTCTTCTTTTAACACGACCATTTGGATTCCATTGTGATgtggttatttaaaaaaaattacctgttaTTTCACGAAATAGTCATTTATAGATATGCCCATCGACTTACTAACGGGGGGAGGGCAGGTCTGGTCAACTGCCTCCGCTCCCGGAGCATGGTCTTAGGAAAGATTTTATTGTAAGTTTGAGTAGCATTCAAGGTTTTTTGGTAGCATCATAGACCCTATTCAATTTCTTTGATAGTGTAACTATACTCATCAAagctgataaaattttaaaaacacatatcTGTATGACTCCCTGTGAAAAATCATCGATTTTGGAACATGAATagcttatttgaaaaatttgtactttctatttttggaatctattgtttaaaaatttttcaaacccccTACCGATTTGTGCTGAGGGTTGAAAGGATGAGAAATGTTATCCTTAAATTCTATATGAAGTTTAAAAGGGTCTtccaaatgttttatttttcttgaaaatgagccaTAAAATTAAAGAGTTTCCCGTACGAGCGTTTTAGATTCAAATATTCgctttccaagcaaaattgacacttctggAATAAAAATACTgtagtaattttgaaaatttcgatttcgaaaatcggacccatcacaataactttttatactgggaagttaaaaaatacagctgtatctctgcgaagatttgatatttaaaaatttgaaaaactcccgacaaatttttcgggtacggagccccaaactcgcacttgaaatatttgctaagaacactctccattaaattatctttcgaacgaaacaaaaaaatcctaaTCTGTTCATCCGTCTAGGCGCTgtgatgccacagatagacacacatagtggtcaaacttataatactcctttttttggttcgcgggttcaaaatcatcgaatttaGAACCTTAAcatagctcatttgaaaactttctGGTTTTGGAATTTATTGCTCAAAGATTTGTTCACCTCTTccgtaaattttatattaatactcTTGATgagtttacaataattttagattattatACTTGCATGCCTCTTAAAACATCTGataaatctaatttaaaaaaatgatttatgattacataaaaataaataccatccctttttttttctctttgcCTTAAAGACTTAATCATTCTCTTTCCAAAAAAAAGGccacataaataaaacaaatattttgacaaaaaaataaaattttattaaaattaaagtaaaattaaaatcaatagctTCTTTCCTTTTATGCtaaatctttattaaaattaccagATTATGAAAATCAGAACATTTCTATAATCGTACCCAACTCATTTTAAAGatacctttaaaataaaatttttatacctggaacaaaatttactaaaatacgAGTTCATTCTGTGTCTCAACGAATGAAGctaatatcattttttggggttacaaatatcattttttaggaAACAAATATCACTTTTTGTAGGGTTCGATTGGCTAAGAATAGGTACACTTGAATATTGGTTGAttattgaatagaaaaaaagatgtgttgcaatttttttcatcagGTGAGAATTACGAAAGATTTTCGCATCTAAAGTTGACCAAATTGGGTACCCCTCCCTCATGCAAAGTACAATTAGAGCTTctcagattaaaaataaaagaaaagaagatGAGAGATGATAAAGAGAAGAAGAGAAGATGATAAAGTTGCTGTAATATAACGCCGTTTTTTGAGAAttagtttattaatataaaaacaaaatcatataaaaatttcgacCACCAGCTCTCtaacaaaacaaattagtaaataatttcgGATGGCTTAATAAATGTTCCACCACTATTATTATCAATTCGTTGTGGTTCTTGTTCAACCACAGGTGTTGAGGGGGCTACTGACGAAGATGTCGAAGGTATACTGGTTGTAACAATTGTAGGTAATGACCATGTAAGAGTTGGTTCAATTCCATTACCATTTATTTCTTGTTCACCGGGTGTCTCTGGAGGAAGTGATACGGGGCTCTCATTTTTGATCTCCACAACACCAGATTGTTCTGTTATTGGACATTTTGGTAAATTAAATGGCATTTTTGTTGGTAGACAATGTTTTATTGAGAATGTAATGACTCGGGTAGGATCGTAGTATGTTTCGGTGATAATTCGGGTTGCTGTCTTGGTTTTGGTGGTTACGCCGCCACGaaggaaatttaaataatcaccCCAGTAGAAGTTTGACGATGACGCTGATGGTTTTGAAttgattgaattgttttttgCTTGTGAAATTGAGGCTATTAATGGTGGTGTTGATTCAGCTAATGATTGACGACGATTTGAAATTGCTGTTGTATTTGGTGAAGTTTGTGAcctgaaaattagaaaatttgctATAAGTCCCAGAATTGTGTGGATCTAGAAAGGAATGCATTAAGGTCTTAGCATCCCTCAAACTAAGGTACTGGAACCCGTTAAGACCAAATTTCAAAACACCATAAATTCTCTAATTATCCCCTCTTTTCTCTTCCTGTTTTTATTCTTACggattattatcgccagttatCGGGCGGGCCGATGGCAAATAGGGAGGCAAGTCGATTTACGGAGAATACcaatatagaagaaaaaaagacaaaatttttttttagaattaaattttgtggCTTCGCAGACACTGGAGTCCGGATCTATACTGGTGGAAATCGTttacctaaaaatttatttttctgctaTTTCTTTTTTCCCCTTTCATCTCATGGGGGCCCTTTTCctaaaaaattgcttttaaaattgattttatttagtttttgtaccttatatatgaaatatatcaaagtatattaagtttaatcagCCAATTTCCATTTGTCTGTTTATCAACACAATAACTcgtaaacgaaaaaagatatcgagctgaaatttatttatattgtgttgAGGTCGTAAGAAGTGATAAAGGttacaaaaaaagttcaaaagtcCATTTGATCCTGGATttgtagggcccatcttgtaaaccattagagatagaacaaaagtgtcagtgtaaaaatgtttcttataaaaaattaaactattgtttgaagcgtctagagaaaaaattacacgagtactttttttgttttaaattgatcaaaaattcaaaaatattctttattttggaaaaattctaaATTGTATACTTTGCGCGacaaaattagttttgaaatttgatgaaactcattatgtaagataattttgacccaaaaatatataaatcaattttgataaaaaaaagtagcaTATACTTACTGATTTTGATTGTTTTGGACCGTTGTTGTAAATAAAGGTCCGTAATTTAGAAATCGAAAACGTCGACATGGCCGTAATGTTGGTTCGTACGCCACACAAGATGATGGTACCAATGTTGTAACAATTAGATTATCCACAACTAATTTTGTTACTTCTGTAACACCACTACCAAAAAATTTACCCGTACGTCGATTATTTCCAACATTTTGATTTGCAGCTTCACCCAAATCAACAATGATCCCCAGCGTTGcacttaacaataaaataaaattaaacttaagtATTCTTGCCATTTTTCGACAAATTGTTGTAgggatattttaaaacaagggtttttatatcatttttgcgATAATAATAAGACCTTACCTTTCTGATAGAAAACTATTGTTTTAAATctgaaaatcgataaaaaaattttatattgat
This region includes:
- the LOC123296322 gene encoding uncharacterized protein LOC123296322 encodes the protein MARILKFNFILLLSATLGIIVDLGEAANQNVGNNRRTGKFFGSGVTEVTKLVVDNLIVTTLVPSSCVAYEPTLRPCRRFRFLNYGPLFTTTVQNNQNQSQTSPNTTAISNRRQSLAESTPPLIASISQAKNNSINSKPSASSSNFYWGDYLNFLRGGVTTKTKTATRIITETYYDPTRVITFSIKHCLPTKMPFNLPKCPITEQSGVVEIKNESPVSLPPETPGEQEINGNGIEPTLTWSLPTIVTTSIPSTSSSVAPSTPVVEQEPQRIDNNSGGTFIKPSEIIY
- the LOC123294697 gene encoding uncharacterized protein LOC123294697 isoform X2, with product MAAVFGLTPRFFKFATLPLLGFAIGWFLDAKETERMVMFRDKSKLYGGNVKEGQQPTWP
- the LOC123294697 gene encoding uncharacterized protein LOC123294697 isoform X1: MDVGRKLKSAYAFWRYYRVVIIFPTFTVTSILADYLHTKHWKAEQLQKKKQLQSSLIDSEELHD